One window from the genome of Dyella sp. A6 encodes:
- a CDS encoding VOC family protein: MQIHPYLFFDGRCEEAIAFYRQALDAEVLMLMHYADGPQGSGCPEGAMPPGDKVMHASLRIGDAQLMVSDGFSRGQPQFAGTALSLTLADDAEAARRFAALADGGQVKQPLAPTFFASSFGMLEDRFGVPWMLVVPVPPPG, encoded by the coding sequence ATGCAGATCCATCCCTACCTGTTTTTCGACGGTCGCTGCGAGGAGGCGATCGCGTTCTACCGCCAGGCTCTGGACGCGGAGGTGCTGATGCTGATGCATTACGCCGATGGGCCGCAGGGTTCCGGATGTCCCGAGGGCGCGATGCCGCCGGGGGACAAGGTGATGCATGCCAGCCTGCGGATCGGCGACGCCCAGTTGATGGTCTCGGACGGATTCAGCCGCGGCCAGCCGCAGTTCGCCGGCACCGCCCTGTCATTGACGCTGGCCGACGATGCCGAGGCGGCACGTCGCTTCGCGGCGCTGGCCGATGGCGGTCAGGTGAAGCAGCCGCTGGCACCGACCTTCTTCGCCAGCAGCTTCGGCATGCTGGAAGACCGGTTCGGTGTGCCGTGGATGCTGGTGGTGCCGGTGCCGCCACCGGGCTGA
- a CDS encoding RNA-binding S4 domain-containing protein: MNTERLVFELDHGRDHVELNQLLKLAGLCDSGGAGKAIVASGAVSVDGQQELRKTCKIHAGQRVQLDGIEIRVIDAPTG; the protein is encoded by the coding sequence ATGAATACCGAACGACTCGTCTTCGAACTCGACCACGGTCGCGACCACGTCGAACTCAACCAACTGCTCAAGCTCGCCGGCCTGTGTGACAGCGGCGGCGCCGGCAAGGCCATCGTGGCCAGCGGTGCGGTCAGCGTCGACGGACAGCAGGAACTGCGCAAGACCTGCAAGATCCACGCAGGTCAGCGGGTGCAGCTGGACGGCATCGAGATCCGCGTGATCGACGCGCCGACCGGCTGA
- the kch gene encoding voltage-gated potassium channel protein, whose product MSLAPIRRLRAQLQRLHHVSRGRHWFPHVPLSLLFGLGGVWLLRSELGQHWSDYAQLLVLNASHLQPQLLPPLLIGGGMFTMALGLLWRSRLAWTMALLLEVLGAISLLVGPYGHRNHLLLAYFVLLLIALLSSWRQFNRASVAASTLFALTSVAMLLMYATFGSYYLGADFKPRIGDLITALYFAMVTMSTVGYGDITPQTPEAKLFTVSVIVLGVAVFATSLTAVIAPMVSRSLQRIVNRKGSGMKRENHFVVIGNTSLAVNTWHELNRRGRPVTRVLRESPEDDELRGVDYVVGDPSSLDTLREAGAERAEAVLAMLADDSENAFVVLAVKELDSKVRTVAAVNDARHLSRVKLVQPDVVIAPQVLGGELLAMLLSGEQVTPDFVMQRVFQQVEKAPAAS is encoded by the coding sequence ATGAGTCTTGCACCGATCCGGCGCCTGCGCGCGCAGCTGCAACGCCTGCATCACGTGTCACGCGGCCGTCACTGGTTCCCGCATGTGCCTCTGTCGCTGCTGTTCGGACTCGGCGGCGTCTGGCTGCTGCGTTCCGAGCTAGGACAGCACTGGAGCGACTACGCGCAGCTGCTGGTACTCAACGCTTCGCACCTGCAACCGCAACTGCTGCCGCCGCTGCTGATCGGCGGCGGCATGTTCACCATGGCGCTGGGGCTGCTCTGGCGCTCGCGCCTGGCCTGGACCATGGCCCTGCTGCTGGAGGTGCTGGGCGCGATCAGTCTGCTGGTCGGGCCGTACGGCCATCGCAACCACCTGCTGCTGGCCTATTTCGTCCTGCTGCTGATCGCCCTGCTCAGCTCGTGGCGGCAGTTCAACCGTGCCAGCGTGGCGGCCAGCACACTGTTCGCGCTGACCTCGGTAGCGATGCTGCTGATGTACGCCACCTTCGGCAGCTATTACCTGGGTGCGGACTTCAAGCCGCGGATTGGCGACCTGATCACCGCGCTGTATTTCGCCATGGTCACCATGAGCACGGTGGGCTACGGCGACATCACCCCGCAGACCCCCGAGGCCAAACTGTTCACTGTCTCGGTGATCGTGCTGGGCGTGGCCGTGTTCGCGACCTCGCTGACCGCGGTGATCGCACCGATGGTCAGCCGCAGTCTGCAACGTATCGTCAATCGCAAGGGTTCGGGCATGAAACGGGAAAACCACTTCGTGGTGATCGGCAACACCTCGCTGGCCGTCAATACCTGGCATGAGCTGAACCGGCGCGGCCGTCCGGTCACGCGCGTGCTGCGCGAGTCGCCGGAAGACGACGAGCTGCGCGGGGTCGACTATGTGGTCGGCGACCCGAGCAGCCTGGACACTCTGCGCGAGGCCGGCGCCGAGCGCGCCGAGGCGGTGCTGGCCATGCTTGCCGACGACTCGGAAAACGCCTTCGTGGTTCTGGCGGTGAAGGAACTGGACAGCAAGGTACGGACGGTCGCCGCGGTCAACGACGCGCGTCATCTCAGTCGGGTGAAGCTGGTGCAACCGGACGTGGTGATCGCGCCGCAGGTGCTGGGCGGCGAGCTGCTGGCCATGTTGCTGTCCGGCGAGCAGGTCACCCCGGATTTCGTGATGCAGCGGGTGTTCCAGCAGGTCGAGAAGGCGCCGGCCGCCAGCTGA
- a CDS encoding barstar family protein, producing MTTHDTALDLTRPAHNGVYFVDEADLDALATSARRETLGVGRIDLAGCLDKDTLLQRIAHTLSLPASFGYNWDALADCLRDPAWNPGWGLALLFGHADALRQASAVDFDILLGILDDAATFAQDEELPFFAFLALPEPEQPLPA from the coding sequence ATGACAACGCACGACACCGCACTCGACCTGACCCGCCCCGCCCACAACGGCGTCTACTTCGTGGACGAGGCTGACCTGGACGCACTCGCCACCAGTGCCCGCCGCGAAACCCTTGGCGTGGGCCGGATCGACCTGGCCGGCTGCCTCGACAAGGACACGCTGCTGCAACGCATCGCCCACACCCTGTCGCTGCCTGCCAGCTTCGGCTACAACTGGGACGCACTGGCCGATTGCCTACGCGACCCCGCATGGAACCCGGGCTGGGGTCTGGCACTGCTGTTCGGGCACGCCGACGCACTGCGCCAGGCCAGCGCGGTGGACTTCGACATCCTGCTCGGCATCCTCGACGATGCCGCCACCTTTGCCCAGGACGAGGAGCTGCCGTTCTTCGCCTTTCTCGCCCTGCCCGAACCGGAACAGCCGCTACCCGCATGA
- a CDS encoding VOC family protein: MNTSIPLRMLLPLLSAVLLALVVWPAHAAPLGDSGYIAMQVPNLPRATRFFQDVMNCAPVDPDADTYGQVLLECGNGTVVSLTRTNTRTGMQAKAPVEVLSTDNAIATATWLRANHLRIVGRPQRLADSADTDEIVVTFLTPWGQPLRLVSHVRAVRAYPMHGDERLAAQ, translated from the coding sequence GTGAATACGTCGATCCCACTCCGAATGCTGCTACCGCTGCTCAGCGCAGTGTTGCTGGCGCTGGTGGTATGGCCTGCCCATGCCGCCCCGCTGGGCGACAGCGGCTACATTGCGATGCAGGTCCCCAACCTGCCCCGCGCCACGCGATTCTTCCAGGACGTCATGAACTGCGCTCCCGTCGACCCCGACGCCGACACCTACGGACAGGTCCTGCTGGAATGCGGCAACGGCACCGTCGTGTCGCTGACGCGCACAAACACCCGAACCGGCATGCAGGCAAAGGCGCCGGTAGAGGTGCTGTCCACCGACAACGCGATCGCCACCGCCACATGGCTGCGTGCCAATCACCTGCGTATCGTGGGCCGGCCCCAGCGGCTCGCCGACAGCGCGGACACGGACGAAATCGTGGTCACTTTCCTGACCCCGTGGGGGCAACCGCTGCGACTGGTCAGCCATGTCCGTGCAGTGCGTGCATACCCCATGCATGGCGACGAGCGGCTCGCCGCCCAGTAG
- the msrA gene encoding peptide-methionine (S)-S-oxide reductase MsrA, with translation MRTRSLQRPALHPLTRLAGLLLLAGLAACSAAAAEQPFPDPAVDAPQATPHGDRTAVLAGGCFWGMQLVFEHVRGVRHVWAGYSGGSAATAHYFDVSDGNTGHAESVKIRFDPSVISYGQLLKVFFAVAHNPTELDRQGPDSGTQYRSEIFYTSPVQRKIATAYIAQLDKARVFKAPIVTQVAPLKAFYPAEAYHQDFARRHPDNPYIVINDAPKLARLKRMFPSMYQPAMRVLDVSL, from the coding sequence ATGCGCACGCGATCACTGCAACGCCCTGCCCTGCACCCGCTCACCCGCCTTGCCGGCCTGTTGCTGCTGGCCGGACTGGCCGCCTGCAGCGCGGCTGCCGCCGAGCAACCCTTTCCCGACCCGGCTGTCGACGCACCGCAGGCCACGCCTCACGGTGACCGCACGGCCGTGCTGGCCGGCGGCTGCTTCTGGGGCATGCAGCTGGTGTTCGAGCACGTGCGCGGCGTGCGCCATGTGTGGGCCGGTTACAGCGGCGGCAGCGCGGCCACCGCGCACTACTTCGACGTCAGCGACGGCAATACCGGGCATGCCGAATCGGTGAAGATCCGGTTCGACCCTTCGGTGATCAGCTACGGCCAGCTGCTGAAGGTCTTTTTCGCAGTCGCCCACAACCCCACCGAGCTGGACCGGCAGGGCCCTGACAGCGGCACCCAGTACCGCTCGGAAATCTTCTACACCAGCCCGGTGCAGCGAAAGATCGCCACCGCCTACATCGCCCAGCTCGACAAGGCCCGCGTGTTCAAGGCGCCGATCGTCACGCAGGTGGCGCCCCTGAAGGCGTTCTACCCGGCCGAGGCCTATCACCAGGATTTCGCGCGCCGGCACCCGGACAACCCCTACATCGTCATCAACGATGCGCCGAAGCTGGCACGGCTGAAGCGCATGTTTCCGTCGATGTACCAGCCGGCGATGCGTGTGCTCGACGTCAGCCTGTAA
- a CDS encoding YdcF family protein: MVLALFVVGLALAALLAWLHRRRWAWGLVGVLAALFLLAACGPLPRWLLQGLQRPYAAVTAPAWEQRNAIVLLGAGTELQRGAAPQPTLFAYGRIVKAAALYRSCKTSGQQCLLLVSGGDSQHHHVAEATVYAGVLRSLGVPAQDLQLESKSRNTWQNAQFSRPLLQAWAPRKVVLVTSGVHMRRSLLYFAHFGIRPVPVVADHVSAIVSFWPLAWNLAACDVALHEYLGIARYYEYEWMGWNAPPLPPLTGSR, from the coding sequence ATGGTGCTTGCTTTGTTTGTGGTTGGACTCGCGCTGGCCGCGCTGCTCGCCTGGCTGCACCGGCGCCGATGGGCCTGGGGTCTGGTTGGTGTGCTGGCTGCATTGTTCCTGTTGGCGGCATGCGGTCCGCTGCCGCGCTGGCTGCTGCAGGGCCTGCAACGTCCGTATGCGGCCGTCACCGCACCGGCGTGGGAGCAGCGCAATGCGATCGTGCTGCTGGGCGCGGGGACCGAGCTACAGCGGGGGGCGGCTCCGCAACCGACCCTGTTTGCCTATGGCCGCATCGTGAAGGCGGCGGCCCTGTACCGGTCCTGCAAGACCAGCGGGCAGCAATGCCTGCTGCTGGTGAGCGGCGGCGATAGCCAGCACCACCATGTGGCCGAGGCGACAGTCTATGCGGGCGTGCTGCGCAGCCTGGGCGTTCCGGCGCAGGACCTGCAACTGGAGTCGAAAAGCCGCAATACCTGGCAGAACGCACAATTCAGCCGGCCGTTGCTGCAGGCCTGGGCGCCGCGGAAAGTGGTGCTGGTCACCTCGGGCGTGCACATGCGCCGCAGCCTGTTGTACTTCGCCCACTTCGGCATCCGACCGGTGCCGGTGGTCGCCGATCACGTGTCGGCCATCGTGTCGTTCTGGCCGCTGGCCTGGAATCTGGCCGCGTGCGACGTTGCCCTGCATGAATACCTTGGCATAGCGCGCTACTACGAATACGAGTGGATGGGCTGGAACGCACCGCCGTTGCCGCCGTTGACCGGCAGCAGGTAA
- a CDS encoding DUF3761 domain-containing protein: MKAFAFIVALSAVLLAVPNVHAQQAPAGATGQCRDGSYTTHSGKRGACRGHKGVKTWFAAMTDAAAGSEAASTEPVASTSRKAASKGKRSMAWTRPAAEAAPGGGAGKVWVNKGSKVYHCQGDKWYGRTRHGSYMSEADAKAKGYHGPRGKSCSA; the protein is encoded by the coding sequence ATGAAAGCATTCGCATTCATCGTCGCGTTGTCCGCTGTGCTGCTGGCCGTGCCCAACGTTCATGCGCAGCAGGCCCCGGCCGGAGCCACCGGTCAGTGTCGCGATGGCAGCTACACGACACATTCGGGCAAACGTGGTGCCTGCCGTGGCCACAAGGGCGTGAAGACCTGGTTCGCGGCCATGACAGACGCTGCGGCCGGGTCGGAAGCGGCTTCAACCGAGCCGGTCGCCAGCACGTCCAGGAAGGCGGCAAGCAAGGGCAAGCGCTCGATGGCCTGGACTCGTCCGGCCGCCGAAGCCGCACCGGGTGGCGGGGCCGGCAAGGTATGGGTCAACAAGGGCAGCAAGGTTTACCACTGCCAGGGCGACAAATGGTACGGACGCACGCGCCACGGCAGTTACATGTCCGAGGCCGATGCCAAGGCCAAGGGCTACCACGGACCGCGCGGCAAGAGCTGTTCGGCCTGA
- a CDS encoding ribonuclease domain-containing protein, translating into MRMHKPLSLLGLALVALALLWQRHAATPRPADVQVYSATRASPTAGNRNLPSYLPPQAVETLALIANDGPFPHHQDGVVFGNYESLLPKEPRGYYHEYTVETPGAHNRGARRIITGGTPPVVYYYTDDHYRSFRRFTWQP; encoded by the coding sequence ATGCGCATGCACAAACCTCTGAGCCTGCTTGGCCTGGCGCTCGTCGCCCTCGCGCTGCTGTGGCAACGCCACGCCGCCACGCCCAGGCCTGCCGATGTCCAGGTCTACTCCGCGACACGGGCATCTCCGACCGCCGGCAACCGCAACCTGCCCAGTTACCTGCCGCCGCAGGCCGTCGAGACCCTGGCACTGATCGCCAACGACGGACCATTTCCGCATCACCAGGACGGCGTGGTGTTCGGCAATTACGAAAGCCTGCTGCCGAAGGAACCACGTGGCTATTACCACGAGTACACGGTGGAGACGCCAGGAGCGCACAATCGCGGTGCACGGCGCATCATCACCGGCGGCACGCCGCCCGTGGTGTACTACTACACCGACGATCACTACCGCAGTTTCCGCCGCTTCACGTGGCAGCCATGA
- a CDS encoding serine hydrolase, whose amino-acid sequence MFLRSLSLRHAVCAALMASAAAAPAWAQPQTKATPAAAPAVTQAALPAQLQDFTAYVDRTLKTFKVPGIAVAIVKDGKVVLEKGYGVRELGQPARVDAHTLFAIASNTKAFTAAALQMLADEGKLDMNARVIDYLPWFRMSNTYVTHEMRVRDLLAHRSGLSLGAGDLLYWPPTSYTTKQVVQHLARVPIKHSFRGHYAYDNILFAVATLVIEKVSGESYADFVRDHIFKPVGMNESLVDCTYLKPGMDVATGHAPYNFKDIRPVPPMAWLNDPGAGGIYASVHDLAKWMNVQLAGGKLPGGGQLFSEKSHRAMWSMLTPIPIGKPIIPAMAPLVPEFYGYGEGWFLSTYRGQKLVWHTGGWPGFVSRVTMVPKLHLGVVVLTNMQSGAAFNAVTYRVLDAYLNPQHKTDWVAVYDRAVKAFDANADDSWAKHEAARDKHSRPSLPLADYAGTYRDPWYGDIVISDVHGKLRMRFSHTRQLVGTLTHWQHDSFIVHWDDRSLNADAFVDFALDADGHVRDIRMKPVSPRTDFSFDFQDLRPVPVTTADNGN is encoded by the coding sequence ATGTTCCTGCGATCTCTTTCCCTGCGCCATGCCGTGTGCGCAGCTCTCATGGCGAGTGCCGCCGCAGCGCCGGCCTGGGCGCAGCCACAGACGAAGGCCACACCGGCCGCCGCACCGGCAGTGACGCAGGCAGCCCTGCCAGCGCAGCTGCAGGACTTCACAGCCTATGTCGACCGGACCCTGAAGACCTTCAAGGTGCCGGGTATCGCCGTGGCCATCGTCAAGGACGGCAAGGTGGTGCTGGAAAAAGGCTACGGCGTGCGCGAGCTGGGCCAGCCGGCCAGGGTGGACGCGCACACCTTGTTCGCGATCGCCTCGAACACCAAGGCCTTCACCGCCGCGGCCCTGCAGATGCTGGCCGACGAGGGCAAGCTGGACATGAATGCGCGGGTGATCGACTACCTGCCGTGGTTTCGCATGTCCAACACCTACGTGACGCACGAAATGCGCGTGCGCGACCTGCTGGCGCATCGCAGTGGCCTCAGCCTCGGAGCCGGCGACCTGCTGTACTGGCCGCCGACCAGCTACACCACGAAGCAGGTGGTGCAGCACCTGGCACGGGTGCCGATCAAGCACAGCTTCCGCGGGCATTACGCCTACGACAACATTCTTTTCGCCGTGGCGACCCTGGTGATCGAGAAGGTGTCGGGGGAAAGCTACGCCGACTTCGTGCGCGACCACATCTTCAAACCGGTCGGCATGAACGAGTCGCTGGTCGACTGCACCTACCTGAAGCCGGGCATGGACGTGGCTACCGGCCATGCGCCGTACAACTTCAAGGACATCAGGCCGGTGCCGCCGATGGCCTGGCTCAACGATCCGGGCGCCGGCGGCATCTACGCCAGCGTGCACGACCTGGCGAAATGGATGAACGTGCAGCTGGCCGGCGGCAAGCTACCGGGAGGCGGGCAGCTGTTCTCGGAAAAGAGTCATCGCGCGATGTGGTCGATGCTCACGCCGATCCCGATCGGCAAGCCGATCATTCCGGCGATGGCGCCGCTGGTGCCGGAGTTCTACGGCTATGGCGAAGGTTGGTTCCTCAGCACCTACCGGGGGCAGAAACTGGTGTGGCATACCGGTGGCTGGCCAGGTTTCGTCAGCCGCGTGACGATGGTGCCGAAGCTGCATCTGGGCGTGGTCGTGCTGACCAACATGCAGTCCGGGGCTGCATTCAACGCGGTCACCTACCGGGTGCTCGACGCTTACCTGAACCCGCAGCACAAGACCGACTGGGTGGCGGTGTACGACAGGGCGGTGAAGGCGTTCGATGCCAATGCCGACGACAGTTGGGCGAAACACGAGGCCGCACGCGACAAGCACAGCCGGCCATCGCTGCCGTTGGCCGACTATGCCGGCACCTATCGCGACCCGTGGTACGGCGACATCGTGATCAGCGACGTTCACGGCAAGCTGCGCATGCGTTTCAGTCATACCCGGCAGCTGGTGGGCACGCTGACACACTGGCAGCACGACAGCTTCATCGTGCACTGGGACGACCGTTCGCTGAATGCCGATGCGTTCGTCGACTTCGCGCTGGATGCCGATGGCCATGTGCGCGACATACGCATGAAGCCGGTCTCGCCGCGCACCGATTTCAGTTTTGATTTCCAGGATCTGCGTCCGGTGCCGGTGACAACGGCGGACAACGGCAACTGA
- a CDS encoding alpha/beta hydrolase, with protein sequence MRQHHLITALLSCGLLLGSTASARQQASTVPAHEYFHIQLGGSEKQPESGRLLLFAQDANDAEAEASKRGQTSVDDVDTSPFFPTKTSVAAREVSRIVPGQTVDIDVDRTAFPAGWSSLPPGDYYVQAVLDVHHDYNYSGRDAGDLLSKVVKLHLPAASIPTLSLDRTLPAHDPWTLGRWATPAMRQALPAARAHAREIDFTSPSLTAFWGRPIHMRGRVLLPPNYDAHAKKTWPVVYYTQGFGGNNNRVIGTLVSVYAAMAKGQMPPMIWVFLDESSPTGTHEFADSVNNGPWGHALTTELIPHLEAHYRMDARASGRFLQGHSSGGWATLWLQTRYPKIFGGTWSTSPDPSDFHDFTGVDLYAPHANVYYRPDGTPYPLVRDHGKVLATFKQFAQLERVMGPYGGQMASFEWVFSPKGKGGRPEQMFNRDTGDVNPVVVDYWRDHYDIAYRLQHHWAQLKPYLNGKIHLYVGTADTFYLDGAAHKLKAVLDSLHAKSDIRFIPGRTHFDLYRIGKDRNGLLKEISWAMYAVARPHSKLKPVGMPAP encoded by the coding sequence ATGCGTCAACACCACCTGATCACCGCACTGCTGAGTTGCGGACTGCTGCTGGGTAGCACCGCCTCTGCGCGGCAGCAGGCGTCCACCGTTCCTGCACACGAGTATTTTCACATCCAGCTGGGCGGCAGTGAAAAGCAGCCCGAGTCGGGTCGCCTGCTGCTGTTTGCGCAGGATGCGAATGATGCCGAGGCCGAGGCCAGCAAGCGCGGCCAGACCAGCGTCGATGACGTGGACACCAGCCCGTTCTTCCCCACCAAGACGTCGGTGGCCGCCCGCGAGGTCAGCCGCATCGTGCCGGGGCAGACGGTGGACATCGACGTCGACCGCACCGCGTTTCCGGCGGGCTGGTCGTCGTTGCCGCCGGGCGACTACTACGTGCAGGCGGTGCTCGACGTGCACCATGACTACAACTACAGCGGACGCGACGCCGGCGACCTGCTGAGCAAGGTGGTCAAGCTGCATCTGCCGGCGGCTTCGATCCCCACCCTGAGCCTGGACCGCACGCTGCCCGCACACGATCCGTGGACGCTTGGCCGCTGGGCGACGCCGGCGATGCGCCAGGCCTTGCCGGCCGCACGTGCGCATGCGCGCGAGATCGATTTCACCAGCCCCTCGCTCACCGCGTTCTGGGGACGTCCGATCCACATGCGCGGGCGCGTGCTGCTGCCGCCCAACTACGACGCGCATGCGAAGAAGACCTGGCCGGTGGTCTATTACACGCAGGGATTCGGCGGTAACAACAACCGCGTGATCGGGACCCTGGTCAGCGTCTATGCGGCGATGGCGAAGGGCCAGATGCCGCCGATGATCTGGGTGTTCCTGGACGAGTCCAGCCCCACCGGCACCCACGAGTTCGCCGACTCGGTGAACAACGGGCCATGGGGGCATGCGCTGACCACCGAGCTGATCCCGCACCTGGAGGCCCACTACCGCATGGACGCCCGTGCCAGCGGTCGCTTCCTGCAGGGACATTCTTCCGGTGGCTGGGCCACGCTGTGGCTGCAGACGCGCTACCCGAAGATCTTCGGCGGCACCTGGTCGACCTCGCCCGATCCCAGCGACTTCCATGATTTCACCGGCGTGGACCTGTATGCGCCGCACGCCAATGTCTACTACCGTCCCGACGGCACGCCGTATCCGCTGGTGCGCGACCACGGCAAGGTGCTGGCCACCTTCAAGCAGTTCGCCCAGCTCGAACGCGTGATGGGTCCGTATGGCGGCCAGATGGCTTCGTTCGAATGGGTGTTCTCGCCCAAGGGCAAGGGTGGCCGGCCGGAGCAGATGTTCAACCGCGATACCGGCGACGTGAATCCGGTCGTGGTGGACTACTGGCGTGACCATTACGACATCGCCTACCGCCTGCAGCACCACTGGGCCCAGCTCAAGCCGTACCTCAACGGCAAGATCCACCTGTACGTGGGCACCGCCGACACCTTCTACCTGGACGGTGCCGCGCACAAGCTGAAGGCGGTGCTGGACAGCCTGCATGCGAAGTCGGACATCCGCTTCATCCCCGGCCGCACGCACTTCGATCTGTATCGAATCGGCAAGGACCGCAATGGGCTTCTGAAAGAGATCAGCTGGGCGATGTACGCCGTTGCGCGTCCGCATTCCAAGCTCAAGCCCGTGGGCATGCCTGCGCCCTGA